The window GCGCGCTCACGGAGGACCGGATGACGATCACCCAGGAGGACGTGATGGAGGCGGTCGAGGACTTCGAGGAGCGCGACAACCTCAAGAACATGGACATGATCGACGGCGAGGGCGCGGAGGTGCTCGGCGAGACGGACTCGGGCGAGCAGGACCACACCCACGACGGCGATTCGTCCCACGAGGACGCGGCCCACGACCACGGCGCGCACAGCCACTCGCACGACTAGCGCGCCTCCGTCGTCGGGCTGTTCGCCTCCCTCGCGGATCGGTTCGCCTCCGGTTACTCTTCGCGCTTGACGCCCGCCACCGTGTAGCCGAAGCCGCGGTCGACGATCCGGGGATCGAGCCCGGCGTCGTCGAACGCCCGGGCTAGATCCGCCGGCGTCCGGAACCGCGACGCCATCCCGATCGCGTGCTCGGCGGCGACGAGGACGCGCCCCAGCGGGTGCTCGGGGTCGAACTCCCGGAGTACGAGCGCGCCGCCCGGCGCGAGCACCCGCGCGGCCTCCCGGATCGCGGCCTCCTGATCGGGCAGGTGGTGGAACGCGTCGACGATCGTGACCGCGTCGACCATCTCGTCGCGGAACGGGAGGCGTCCCGCGTCGCCGGCGACGCCCGAGAGCTCCCGATCGTCGCGGGCGCGAGCAAGCATCCCGAGGGAGGCGTCGACGACCGCGATCTCCGGTCCCGCCAGCGCGGCGGCCGCTCGGCCGGAGCCGCCGCCGACGTCGAGCAGCCGGTCGATCGGCCGCGTCGCGTGGTCGAGCCCTGCGGCCAGCGCCTCGCCGTTCGCCGGCGGCATGACGCGGTCGTAGAGGGGCGCCGTCAGGTCGAAGAAGCGGACGTCGCCGAGGCCGTGCATGGGCGCTTTCGGCGACGAGGATATTTAAATAGTCGCGGCGACGCCGCGCCGCTCCGCATTTGTACCGCGGCGACGTAACGAGGCCATGGAGTACGCCGTCGTCGGCGGGCCGGGAGCGGAGGCGACGCTGCGGCTCGACTACCGGGTGTTCGCCTACGCCGGCAAGTTCGTCGTCGGCGCGCCGGGGAAAGCCGTCCTCCGGACGCCGGACGGCTCGCCGGCGGTCCCGGAGTGGGAGCCGGAGGAGCCGCTTCCGCCGACGGTCGAGGCAAGCGAGTTCGACGACGACGTGGTCGCCGCGATATCCTTCTCGCCCGACCGGACCGACCCCGCTTGCTGCCGCCTCCGGTACGTCACCGTCCACGTCGCGCGCCGGGGCGAGGGGCTCGGCCCGCGACTCGTCGATCGGACCGTTTCCCGGCTCGCGGCCGACGGGTACGACCGGGTCCGGATCGCGGTGAACAACCCGTTCGCCTACGCGGCGCTTTATAAATGCGGCTTCGCGTACACCGGCGAGCAGACCGGGATCGCCGAGCTGGAGCTGGAGCGCCCGGCGAGCGAGCCGGCCGCGGAGGCGGGCCCGGGCGGAGAGCGGTACCGCGCCGGGCTCCGCGCCTTCCGCGAGGGCGACCGCGACCTCGACCCGCGCGAGGAGGGGTTCATCGCGGACCGGCTCGGGGAGGGTGGGGAGTCCGGATAGCCGACCGGCTCAGTTCAGCGCCCAGATCTCTCAGTTCAGCGCCCAGATCTCTCAGTTCAGCGCCCAGATTCCGTAGTTGAGCGCGGTCGCGAAACAGACCCACGCGAGGTAGGGGACAAGCAGGAGCGCGGCCCGGCGGTCGACGCGGTCGAACGCGGCGATCGTCGCGACCACGAGCGGGAGCAGCGCGGCGAGCACGGCGAGCCCGAGGTCGGCGCGTTCGAGGCCCCAGAAGACGGGCGACCACGCGACGTTGAGACCGAGTTGGACGGCGAACAGCCCGAGCGCGGTCCGGGCGTCGCGGGCGGTCCTGGGATCGCGCGCGACCTCCGGCGCGTTCGCGACGCCCGCACCGCTGACCGCGTCGCGGCCCCGGAGGTAAACGAGCGCCGCGGCGGCGCCCAGCAGCGCGTACAGGATCGGCCAGACCACGCCGAACGCCCAGCCCGGCGGGTAGTACGCCGGCAGCGCGAGCTCTGCGAACCACGCGCTCTCGGTGGCGGTGAAGGGGACGCCGACCGCCCCGATCAGGTTGACGGCGACCGCGGCGGCGGCGATCAGGAGGGCGTCCCGGCGGTCCGGGAGTCGGGATCGGACGGCGGTTACCATACGCCGACGTACGCGGCTGGACGGCTTAAATCACGTCGCCGTCAACCCGCTGAATCCCGCCGCCTACCCGCCGCCGATCGCGTCGTAGTCCTCGCGGAACGTCTCCAGCGTCGCCGCGAGCACGCCGATGACGATGGGGCCGACGAACAGCCCGGTGAACCCGACCGAGTAGATCCCGCCGAACACGCCGAGGAGGATGACGGCGGGGTTCAGGTGCGCCTGCTGGTCGATGACGATCGGTCGGGCGTAGTTGTCCACCATCGCGATGACGAACACGCCGTACAGCGCGAGCAACACGCCGGCCGTGACCTGATCGACGACGACGAGGTACGCCGCGGCCGGCCCCCAGACGAAGAACGCCCCGATCAGCGGTAACAGCGCCAGCACGGCCATGACGAACGTCCAGAAGACGACGTTCGGGATGCCGGCCGCCCAGAGGCCGATCCCCGCGACCAGCGCCTGCAGCAGCGCCACAACGATGTGTCCGATCACCACGCCGCGGGTCATCGCGTCGACGCGGTCGACGAGGTCCGCGGTGACGTCCGAGGGGAGGGGGCTCGTGTCGCGGATCCACCCCACGAACGCCGGCCCGTCGAGCAGCGCGTAGTAGACGAGAAACAGCGCCAGCGAGAGCCCCACCGAGGCGCGGAGCGTCGTGCTGACGACCCCGCTGACGCCGCCGAACAGCGTGTTGACGAGGGCCTGACCGATCGTCGCGAGCACCTCGCCGACCTCGACCTCCTGACCGGTGAGCGCCGCGATCTCGGCCTCGATCGCCGCGACCTCGATGTCGGTGTTCCCCCGCGCGATCGCCGTGAGGTCCCGGACGAACACCCACGAGATGTACGCGACCGGGAGGATCACGGCGACGACCGATGCGACGATAAGCGAGATTCCGGAGAGCATCCGTCCGAGCCGACGGGACAGCGACTCCCCGACGCGACGCGCCAGCGTCCGACTGATCCCCCGTGAGAGCCGCACGTGGAACGGGTAGAGCACGTACGCGAGGATCGCCGACGCGATGACGTACTCGGCGAACGGCAGGATGACGAACAGCGTCAACAGCGCGACCGTGCCGATCAAAAGGAGGAGAAACGACTGGCCGCGGTTCATGCAGGGCGCTCTCGCCGCCGAAATATAAACGTGGGCGGCTCCCGAGACGGTGTCCGACTACGCGTCGACCCGACTACGCGTCGACCCGACTACGCGTCGACTCCGTTATGCGCCTACCTCGCTACGCGCTCGCCTCGTCCTCGTCGAGCCCGGGCGCCGCGGCCGGGTCGACCTCGTCGGGCTCCTCGGTCTCGCCGCCGACGATCGTCTCGCCGTCGTCGGTCTGGACGTAGACGTCGTCGGCGAAGCCGGCGAGCGCGTTCTCGTACTCGGGGGTCTCCAGCCGCTCCGGCGTCTCGGGGGCGTCGGCGACGCCCTCGACGGGTCGGAACTCGCCGAGCGGGTCGTCGATCGTGATCCCGTGCGTCGTGAAGAACTCCTCGTAGCGCCGGTAATGCTCCTCTAACTCGTCGCCCGGGATCTCCATCATCTCCGTCCAGCCGTGGTTGAAGAAGTCGAAGTTGGCCTGCACGTGGGTGATCTCGCGGGCCTCGGCCTCCGGGAAGCCGGCCTCCAGGGCGGCCACGTACGCGTCCATCGTCCCGTCGAAGAAGTCGTCGAGGTGCTCGCGGCGCTCCTCCCGGCGCTCCTCGTCGGCCTTGTTGAGGAAGATGCTCGTGTGGAGGTCGACGAGCTTGTCGTTCGCGACGTCGCCGACGACCGGCGTCGTCAACGCCTTCTTCGCGGCCCAGTGGCGGATGTTCTGCCGGATCTTCATACGGTTCGTTGGGCCGGCACGACCTTGAATCTGTGGCGTTTCTGTCGCGTCGGACCGTCGACGAGCCGACGCCGGCCGCCCGCGAGAACCGACGCAAGTGTTATTGTACAGTATTCACAATACTAAGGTGAGATGAACGCGACCGAGACCGG is drawn from Halorubrum sp. CBA1229 and contains these coding sequences:
- a CDS encoding TspO/MBR family protein yields the protein MVTAVRSRLPDRRDALLIAAAAVAVNLIGAVGVPFTATESAWFAELALPAYYPPGWAFGVVWPILYALLGAAAALVYLRGRDAVSGAGVANAPEVARDPRTARDARTALGLFAVQLGLNVAWSPVFWGLERADLGLAVLAALLPLVVATIAAFDRVDRRAALLLVPYLAWVCFATALNYGIWALN
- a CDS encoding DUF6149 family protein; protein product: MKIRQNIRHWAAKKALTTPVVGDVANDKLVDLHTSIFLNKADEERREERREHLDDFFDGTMDAYVAALEAGFPEAEAREITHVQANFDFFNHGWTEMMEIPGDELEEHYRRYEEFFTTHGITIDDPLGEFRPVEGVADAPETPERLETPEYENALAGFADDVYVQTDDGETIVGGETEEPDEVDPAAAPGLDEDEASA
- a CDS encoding AI-2E family transporter → MNRGQSFLLLLIGTVALLTLFVILPFAEYVIASAILAYVLYPFHVRLSRGISRTLARRVGESLSRRLGRMLSGISLIVASVVAVILPVAYISWVFVRDLTAIARGNTDIEVAAIEAEIAALTGQEVEVGEVLATIGQALVNTLFGGVSGVVSTTLRASVGLSLALFLVYYALLDGPAFVGWIRDTSPLPSDVTADLVDRVDAMTRGVVIGHIVVALLQALVAGIGLWAAGIPNVVFWTFVMAVLALLPLIGAFFVWGPAAAYLVVVDQVTAGVLLALYGVFVIAMVDNYARPIVIDQQAHLNPAVILLGVFGGIYSVGFTGLFVGPIVIGVLAATLETFREDYDAIGGG
- a CDS encoding class I SAM-dependent methyltransferase, which produces MHGLGDVRFFDLTAPLYDRVMPPANGEALAAGLDHATRPIDRLLDVGGGSGRAAAALAGPEIAVVDASLGMLARARDDRELSGVAGDAGRLPFRDEMVDAVTIVDAFHHLPDQEAAIREAARVLAPGGALVLREFDPEHPLGRVLVAAEHAIGMASRFRTPADLARAFDDAGLDPRIVDRGFGYTVAGVKREE
- a CDS encoding GNAT family N-acetyltransferase; protein product: MEYAVVGGPGAEATLRLDYRVFAYAGKFVVGAPGKAVLRTPDGSPAVPEWEPEEPLPPTVEASEFDDDVVAAISFSPDRTDPACCRLRYVTVHVARRGEGLGPRLVDRTVSRLAADGYDRVRIAVNNPFAYAALYKCGFAYTGEQTGIAELELERPASEPAAEAGPGGERYRAGLRAFREGDRDLDPREEGFIADRLGEGGESG